In Pleurocapsa sp. PCC 7319, the following are encoded in one genomic region:
- a CDS encoding PAP/fibrillin family protein, translated as MSYTQNRLAVKQNLLEEIEKLKNRRQALPGSPITDLEIRPQKVREIEALTQNLEKMSSFPRPLLYSSQLLDGSWLLQYSTAREIRSLRSLPWGFLVGKIYQIIDINTASFENRAWVEHKSGLLSGYVRVTAAFEPALETDDQLPNQKIYVDFQQRFIAITKVLGAKTKFLDPVKVVKARNPQDRKASLDITYIDESMRIGRGGDGSLFILTKAEI; from the coding sequence ATGTCGTACACTCAAAATAGGCTAGCAGTTAAGCAAAATTTACTTGAAGAGATTGAAAAGCTTAAAAATAGACGCCAAGCTCTTCCAGGTTCTCCGATTACAGATTTAGAAATTAGACCGCAAAAGGTTAGAGAGATAGAAGCATTAACTCAGAACTTGGAGAAGATGTCTTCTTTTCCCCGTCCCTTGTTATATAGTAGTCAGTTACTTGATGGTAGCTGGCTATTGCAATATTCAACTGCCAGAGAAATTCGTTCTTTGAGAAGTTTACCTTGGGGATTTTTGGTAGGCAAAATATATCAAATAATTGATATTAATACCGCTTCTTTTGAAAATAGAGCATGGGTAGAGCATAAGTCAGGTTTATTATCTGGATATGTTAGAGTAACAGCCGCTTTTGAACCAGCTTTAGAAACAGACGATCAGCTTCCCAATCAAAAAATTTATGTAGATTTCCAACAACGCTTTATTGCGATCACTAAAGTTTTAGGTGCTAAAACTAAGTTTTTAGATCCTGTAAAAGTGGTAAAAGCGCGTAATCCTCAAGATAGAAAAGCCAGTCTAGATATTACTTATATCGATGAGAGCATGAGAATTGGTCGTGGTGGCGATGGCAGTTTGTTTATTTTAACTAAAGCCGAAATTTAA
- a CDS encoding MFS transporter, translating into MKSFNWREQFDLPPLFWLIALIALINSISFTIIIPLLYPYAKQFGLSDFQASLLTTAFALSQFFGTPILGKLSDRLGRKSILVFSLAGTVVANLLASIAGVAWLLYAARMLDGLTGGNTSVASAVISDITTPQQRPRAFGIFGATFRLGFVIGPVLSYLAQQMPTLPGISSLGMSFLVSAAIAAFAALLTLFFLPETASQPGDFKLTWDDFAFGKIAKSATRPRLGNLFVLTFLSGSTFTIFTFAFQPFFLNVLNQDAKGLAIMFALVGILGFISQVFALEPLSTRFNLINIIAVSLAVRGITFLLMPTFPTYGAFVIILVIFGLVNSFPMPLIDTVLSLNSDNKEQGEILGINSSYLSMSNAIGPVISGLLVSLNYTAPLWITGVLTILVSIFAFNLKSRFKCNKAMVNS; encoded by the coding sequence ATGAAAAGTTTTAACTGGCGAGAACAATTTGATTTACCACCTCTATTTTGGTTGATTGCTCTCATTGCTCTGATCAACTCGATTAGCTTTACTATTATCATTCCTCTGCTTTATCCCTATGCCAAACAGTTTGGTTTAAGTGATTTTCAAGCCAGTTTGCTGACTACTGCTTTTGCCTTATCACAGTTTTTTGGTACGCCAATATTGGGTAAACTCTCAGATCGTTTGGGGCGTAAATCTATTTTAGTCTTTAGTTTGGCGGGTACAGTAGTAGCTAATTTACTTGCCAGTATTGCGGGGGTAGCATGGTTATTGTACGCAGCCCGAATGTTAGATGGTCTAACTGGAGGAAATACTTCGGTTGCTAGTGCAGTAATTAGCGATATTACCACTCCCCAGCAACGTCCCAGAGCCTTTGGAATCTTTGGTGCAACTTTTCGTTTAGGATTTGTCATTGGACCTGTTCTAAGTTACTTGGCACAACAAATGCCTACTTTACCAGGTATTTCGTCTTTGGGGATGAGTTTTTTAGTCAGTGCGGCGATCGCAGCTTTTGCTGCTTTGTTGACCTTATTTTTCTTACCCGAAACCGCTTCTCAACCAGGAGATTTCAAATTAACTTGGGATGATTTTGCCTTCGGTAAGATTGCCAAGTCTGCCACTAGACCGAGATTGGGAAATTTATTTGTCCTAACTTTTTTAAGTGGTAGTACCTTTACCATTTTTACCTTTGCCTTTCAGCCGTTTTTCCTGAATGTCTTAAATCAGGATGCTAAAGGACTAGCAATTATGTTTGCCTTGGTAGGAATTTTGGGCTTTATCTCTCAAGTATTTGCCCTTGAACCTTTGAGTACAAGATTTAATTTGATTAATATAATTGCTGTTTCCTTAGCTGTGCGGGGTATCACTTTCTTGCTGATGCCCACTTTTCCCACTTATGGTGCATTTGTAATTATTTTGGTTATATTTGGTTTAGTCAATTCGTTTCCAATGCCGCTGATCGATACTGTGTTATCTCTTAATTCCGATAATAAAGAACAAGGAGAAATACTAGGAATTAACTCTTCTTACTTGAGTATGTCTAATGCGATCGGTCCTGTAATTTCTGGCTTACTTGTCAGCTTGAATTACACTGCCCCTTTATGGATCACGGGAGTATTAACCATCCTAGTTTCCATTTTTGCTTTTAACCTCAAGTCTAGATTTAAGTGCAATAAAGCAATGGTCAATAGTTAA